From one Bacteroidales bacterium genomic stretch:
- a CDS encoding prohibitin family protein: MKRAQYLIISVVAIVVLLLIFGSQMFYVLKPGERGVVFKKFGMGLDKDNIYIPGFHVIAPWNDLIRYDVKEQKIEETMDVLDKGGLSINVDVTLIFNPFYERIGYLHENIGANYVSVMVIPNVRSAVRAVTGRYTAEEIYSTMRGEVEKEIIAATRKALADKSIEMKDLLIRAITLPEKIKAAIESKLQQQQEALAYQYRLERETSEADRLRIQAQGIADYNAIISASLTDRILRQKGIDATLELANSANSKVVVIGGGEEGLPLILGGN, encoded by the coding sequence ATGAAAAGAGCTCAATACTTAATTATTAGCGTGGTAGCCATCGTGGTACTGCTGCTTATATTCGGAAGTCAGATGTTTTATGTTCTGAAACCGGGTGAGCGTGGCGTGGTTTTTAAGAAATTCGGAATGGGACTGGATAAGGATAATATCTATATTCCCGGATTTCATGTAATTGCTCCATGGAATGACCTGATACGCTACGATGTCAAGGAACAAAAGATTGAAGAGACCATGGATGTACTGGATAAAGGCGGACTGTCCATCAATGTGGATGTGACCCTTATTTTTAATCCTTTTTATGAAAGAATCGGTTATCTGCATGAAAACATCGGAGCCAATTATGTATCCGTTATGGTGATCCCCAACGTGCGATCGGCCGTTCGGGCGGTAACAGGCCGCTACACCGCCGAGGAGATTTATTCCACCATGCGTGGCGAAGTGGAGAAAGAGATTATTGCAGCTACCCGGAAAGCACTTGCCGATAAAAGTATAGAGATGAAAGACCTGCTGATCCGGGCCATTACCCTGCCCGAAAAGATAAAAGCTGCGATTGAGAGTAAATTGCAGCAGCAGCAGGAGGCCCTGGCCTACCAATACCGGCTCGAGCGTGAGACGAGTGAGGCCGATCGTCTCCGGATCCAGGCACAGGGTATTGCTGATTACAATGCCATTATCAGCGCTTCTCTGACCGATCGTATTTTAAGGCAAAAGGGTATTGATGCTACCCTGGAGCTGGCAAATTCAGCAAATAGCAAGGTGGTGGTCATTGGAGGCGGGGAAGAAGGATTGCCGCTGATCCTGGGAGGAAACTAA
- a CDS encoding DUF4293 domain-containing protein, whose product MLQRSQTLFLLGVFILSLFLLTGPVTRFTLEGSEFVLKYSGLFNEAGEKLEVATWPLSVLCISVAVLAFLNIFLYRNRMRQMRIAVFLILLHAGMVAMMFFYTAMSKRQLEGALVLHQWRFVIPPVCIILLYFAFRRIRRDELLVKAFDRIR is encoded by the coding sequence ATGTTGCAGCGATCACAGACTCTTTTTCTTCTGGGAGTCTTTATCCTGAGCCTGTTTTTATTAACGGGCCCTGTCACACGTTTTACACTGGAAGGAAGCGAGTTTGTACTGAAGTATTCCGGCCTGTTTAATGAGGCCGGTGAGAAACTGGAAGTGGCCACCTGGCCGCTTTCCGTTCTCTGTATCTCCGTTGCGGTGCTTGCATTTCTAAATATTTTCCTGTACAGGAACCGTATGCGGCAGATGAGGATCGCCGTGTTCCTCATCCTGCTCCATGCGGGTATGGTAGCCATGATGTTTTTCTATACAGCTATGTCGAAGCGTCAGCTGGAGGGAGCCCTGGTCCTGCATCAATGGAGGTTTGTGATACCTCCCGTATGCATTATTCTCCTCTATTTCGCCTTCCGGAGAATCCGCAGGGATGAGCTGCTTGTAAAGGCTTTCGACAGGATCAGATAA
- the pyrI gene encoding aspartate carbamoyltransferase regulatory subunit, whose amino-acid sequence MKDKQLSVSAIKEGTVIDHIPASALFKVVSILNLDKLDTMITIGNSLGSNKLGKKGIIKLSEVFFKDSEINKIALVAPSAKLNIIREYDVVEKRVVEIPDEIYGIAKCVNPKCITNNEKVSTRFEVISKVQVKLKCHYCEKITDQDNIVII is encoded by the coding sequence ATGAAAGATAAACAACTATCAGTCAGTGCGATTAAAGAAGGAACCGTTATTGATCATATCCCGGCTTCTGCCCTCTTTAAAGTGGTATCCATCCTGAACCTCGATAAACTCGATACCATGATAACCATCGGCAACAGTCTCGGAAGTAATAAGCTGGGAAAAAAAGGGATCATCAAACTGTCAGAGGTTTTCTTTAAAGACTCGGAAATCAACAAGATTGCCCTGGTGGCGCCCAGTGCCAAGCTAAACATTATCCGCGAGTACGACGTGGTCGAGAAAAGGGTGGTTGAAATTCCCGATGAAATCTACGGCATCGCGAAATGTGTGAATCCCAAATGTATCACCAATAACGAAAAGGTCAGCACGCGTTTCGAGGTGATCTCCAAAGTGCAGGTGAAGTTGAAATGCCACTATTGCGAAAAGATAACCGACCAGGACAACATTGTGATTATCTGA
- the pyrB gene encoding aspartate carbamoyltransferase: MKNKHLVSITDFTREEYLRILDLAAEFEANPRQEILNGYVISTLFFEPSTRTRLSFETAINGLGGRVVGFSDSGATSASKGETLHDTIKMVSNYADLIVMRHPLEGSARLASEVSSVPIVNAGDGANQHPTQTLLDMYSILKTQGTLENLKIFMVGDLKYGRTVHSLLQAMSKFNPTFYFISPDELKMPPSYKLYLDKIGLNYIEGKELTEFLPEADIIYMTRVQQERFTDPIEYERVKNAYILCRAMLEDCKESMKVLHPLPRVNEIHTDVDGSPHAYYFDQARNGVYVRMAILTSILGIK; encoded by the coding sequence ATGAAGAACAAACATCTTGTTTCAATCACAGATTTCACCCGGGAAGAGTATCTGCGTATCCTGGATCTGGCTGCCGAATTCGAAGCGAACCCACGCCAGGAAATCCTCAATGGATATGTGATCTCTACCCTGTTTTTTGAGCCCTCCACCAGAACCCGGCTGAGTTTTGAAACTGCCATCAACGGACTGGGTGGCCGGGTTGTTGGATTCAGCGATTCAGGGGCCACCAGTGCTTCCAAAGGAGAAACCCTGCACGACACCATTAAAATGGTAAGTAATTATGCCGACCTGATCGTGATGCGCCACCCCCTGGAAGGGAGTGCCCGCCTGGCCAGCGAGGTTTCTTCTGTACCCATTGTGAATGCAGGAGATGGTGCTAACCAGCATCCCACCCAGACCCTGCTGGATATGTATTCCATCCTGAAAACTCAGGGTACCCTGGAGAACCTGAAGATCTTTATGGTAGGAGACCTGAAATACGGACGAACCGTTCATTCCCTGCTTCAGGCCATGTCCAAATTCAATCCAACCTTCTATTTCATATCACCCGATGAGCTTAAAATGCCCCCTTCCTATAAACTTTATCTGGACAAAATCGGATTAAATTATATCGAAGGAAAGGAACTGACTGAATTCCTTCCGGAAGCCGATATTATTTATATGACCAGGGTTCAGCAGGAACGATTCACCGATCCCATTGAATATGAAAGAGTTAAAAACGCATACATCCTGTGCAGGGCGATGCTGGAGGATTGCAAGGAAAGCATGAAAGTGCTGCATCCCCTGCCCCGGGTAAACGAGATCCATACAGATGTGGACGGAAGCCCCCATGCTTACTATTTTGATCAGGCAAGGAACGGAGTCTATGTGCGTATGGCCATCCTGACCTCCATCCTGGGTATAAAATAA
- a CDS encoding YigZ family protein codes for MKDLYLTIQGPSEGIYKEKGSKFLAFAYPLDHEEGIKQQLAGLKKMYHDARHHCFAWRLGPGLTRYRVSDDGEPSGSAGKPIYGQIISRELSDLLVVVVRYFGGTKLGVGGLINAYRSAAADALDQNSCIERRVYDRLRVEFKYDCMNAVMKVIKELELDIEEQEFDLNCSLTLKSWKRHSNRVFDSFSKITSCRIALIEE; via the coding sequence ATGAAAGATCTGTATCTGACCATACAAGGCCCTTCGGAAGGGATTTATAAAGAGAAAGGAAGCAAATTTCTCGCATTCGCTTATCCGCTTGATCATGAGGAGGGCATAAAGCAGCAACTGGCCGGGCTTAAAAAGATGTATCACGATGCCCGGCATCACTGCTTTGCATGGCGTTTGGGGCCCGGGCTGACACGGTACAGGGTGAGCGATGACGGAGAACCGTCGGGAAGTGCCGGTAAACCCATATACGGACAAATTATATCCAGGGAACTAAGCGATCTGCTGGTGGTGGTGGTTCGGTATTTCGGAGGGACCAAGCTGGGTGTGGGTGGATTGATAAATGCCTATCGGTCGGCTGCCGCGGATGCACTGGATCAGAACAGTTGTATCGAGCGAAGAGTGTATGACCGCTTAAGAGTGGAGTTTAAATACGATTGTATGAATGCCGTCATGAAGGTGATCAAGGAGTTGGAGCTAGATATCGAGGAGCAGGAGTTTGATTTGAATTGCTCACTGACTTTGAAATCATGGAAGCGGCATAGCAATAGGGTGTTTGATAGTTTTTCAAAAATCACAAGCTGCAGGATAGCACTTATAGAAGAATAG
- a CDS encoding DMT family transporter — protein sequence MHFLILCILSSTGIFIIFKSISRLYIPVFPVIVINYLVATLLGLIINTGDAGLPAILDARWLPVSIIIGILFILMFFLVAHSTKKAGLSVTTVASKMSVIFPIVFSLIIDPSDQLTQMKSTAVIIALGGVVLTVYKPENGSFGRSAVFIPLLLFVGMGVVDSLVKLAQQQYVDDVETALFSAILFLNAFLSGLLAMLIFRKDRRQFFKGRVWAWGGLLGAVNFGSIYFMVRALHYSPSDGRSLDSSVIFGANNISIVALSVLVGLWVFKEELKLINWIGIGLSALALLLFMLV from the coding sequence ATGCATTTTCTTATTCTCTGCATACTCTCCTCCACAGGCATTTTCATCATTTTCAAAAGTATTAGCCGGTTATATATCCCGGTCTTCCCGGTAATTGTTATTAATTACCTCGTTGCCACTCTGCTGGGTCTTATCATCAACACCGGCGATGCAGGACTTCCAGCCATATTGGATGCCCGATGGCTGCCTGTCAGCATCATCATTGGAATCCTGTTTATTCTGATGTTTTTCCTGGTGGCCCATTCCACAAAAAAAGCCGGACTATCGGTCACCACCGTTGCCAGTAAAATGTCGGTCATTTTCCCCATTGTCTTCTCCCTGATTATCGACCCTTCCGATCAGCTTACCCAGATGAAGTCGACCGCTGTGATTATCGCGCTGGGTGGAGTGGTGTTAACGGTATATAAACCTGAAAACGGTAGTTTTGGAAGGAGTGCCGTCTTTATCCCCCTCCTGCTTTTTGTGGGTATGGGGGTCGTGGATTCCCTGGTGAAACTGGCACAACAGCAATATGTGGATGATGTCGAAACCGCTCTTTTCAGCGCCATTCTCTTCCTGAATGCTTTTCTCTCAGGATTACTGGCCATGCTTATATTCAGGAAAGACAGGCGACAGTTTTTCAAAGGCAGGGTATGGGCCTGGGGAGGCTTGCTGGGAGCCGTGAACTTCGGTTCCATCTATTTTATGGTAAGAGCCCTGCACTATAGCCCGTCTGATGGCAGGAGCTTAGACAGTTCGGTTATTTTCGGGGCCAATAACATCAGTATAGTGGCCTTGAGCGTGCTGGTGGGACTTTGGGTTTTTAAAGAGGAACTGAAACTGATCAACTGGATAGGAATCGGACTGTCGGCACTGGCTCTGTTGCTTTTTATGCTGGTCTAG
- the dnaA gene encoding chromosomal replication initiator protein DnaA has translation MHERIWNNCLNVIKDNVPSISFRTWFEPIVPLKLENDILTIQVPSPFFYEYLEEQYIDILRKVIKKEMGPEAKLEYNVIMQNNSYNNSKPYTVKFPARNNKEIRNTPVSVPLDASENTIKNPFVIPGLKKLDIDPRLNPENSFDNFIEGECNRLARSAGYAVSKNPGGTAFNPLLIYGDSGLGKTHLAQAIGIEVKALFPDKTVLYVNANKFQTQFVDAIRNNNKNDFLHFYQMIDVLIIDDVHEFAGKEKTQDTFFHIFNHLHQSGRQLILTSDKPPVELQGMESRLLSRFKWGLSADLQVPDFETRMAILKKKTYNDGIELPEEVLECIATHISDNIRELEGALISLLAQSTLNKKEITLDLTKEMIDKLIKSTKREISIDYIQKVVCNYYNIGLEQLQSKTRKREIVQARQVAMFFSKTLTKSSLATIGSQIGGKDHATVLHACKTVNNLIETDKRFRLQVDEIEKKLKM, from the coding sequence ATGCATGAACGTATCTGGAACAACTGTCTTAACGTGATCAAAGACAATGTGCCCTCCATAAGTTTTCGTACTTGGTTTGAGCCGATTGTTCCTCTGAAGCTTGAAAATGACATTTTGACTATCCAGGTTCCCAGCCCCTTCTTCTATGAATACCTCGAGGAACAGTATATTGATATACTGCGAAAAGTGATCAAAAAAGAAATGGGCCCGGAAGCCAAGCTTGAGTACAACGTGATCATGCAGAATAACTCCTATAATAACAGCAAGCCCTATACGGTCAAATTCCCGGCCAGAAACAATAAGGAGATCCGGAACACTCCCGTTTCCGTTCCTCTGGATGCCAGCGAAAATACTATAAAAAACCCTTTTGTAATTCCCGGATTGAAGAAGCTGGATATTGATCCCAGGCTCAATCCGGAGAACTCATTTGATAACTTCATCGAAGGTGAGTGCAACAGACTTGCCCGCTCTGCCGGTTATGCCGTCTCTAAAAACCCCGGGGGTACCGCGTTTAATCCTTTGCTGATTTATGGCGACAGTGGCCTGGGAAAGACTCATCTGGCACAGGCCATAGGCATTGAAGTTAAGGCGCTGTTTCCTGATAAAACAGTTCTTTACGTAAATGCCAACAAATTCCAGACGCAGTTTGTAGATGCCATCAGGAATAACAATAAAAATGATTTTCTCCACTTCTACCAGATGATTGATGTGCTGATCATTGACGATGTGCACGAATTCGCAGGAAAGGAGAAAACGCAGGATACCTTCTTTCACATATTCAATCATCTTCATCAAAGTGGCAGGCAATTGATTCTCACCTCGGACAAACCCCCGGTAGAGTTACAGGGAATGGAGTCCAGGTTGCTCAGCAGGTTCAAGTGGGGGCTTTCGGCCGATCTTCAGGTACCAGATTTCGAAACCCGGATGGCCATTCTGAAAAAGAAAACCTATAATGATGGGATCGAGCTTCCTGAAGAGGTATTGGAGTGTATCGCCACACATATCTCAGATAATATCAGGGAACTGGAGGGCGCACTGATATCCCTGCTTGCCCAGTCAACACTTAACAAGAAAGAGATTACTCTCGATCTCACCAAAGAGATGATCGATAAGCTCATCAAAAGCACCAAGCGGGAGATTTCCATTGACTATATTCAGAAAGTGGTCTGCAATTACTACAACATCGGGCTCGAACAGCTACAGTCAAAGACGAGAAAACGGGAGATTGTTCAGGCACGCCAGGTAGCCATGTTCTTCTCCAAGACCCTGACAAAATCATCTCTGGCAACCATTGGCTCCCAGATTGGAGGAAAGGACCATGCAACAGTATTACATGCCTGTAAAACAGTGAATAACCTGATAGAAACTGATAAACGCTTCCGGCTCCAGGTCGATGAAATTGAGAAAAAACTTAAAATGTAG